From a single Apostichopus japonicus isolate 1M-3 chromosome 12, ASM3797524v1, whole genome shotgun sequence genomic region:
- the LOC139976773 gene encoding retinoblastoma-binding protein 5-like, translating into MNLQLLESFGQNFPEESDGTLDCISLALTCAFNKRGTLLAVGCNDGRVVIWDFLTRGIAKILSAHVHPVCSVSWSRNGHQLLSASTDNMISVWDVMTGDCTQRYRFPSPVLNIQFHPRNSQKVLVCPMKHAPVLLHMDGSYKTIPLDEDSDTTIVASFDRRGEYIYTGNAKGKMLVFTTESLDLKASFKVTTGTSSSTAIKSIEFARRGGCFLVNTADRVIRVYDCNEVLMCGRSGEPEPIQKLQDLVNRTPWKKCCFSGDGEYVVGGSARQHALYIWEKKYGNLVKILHGTRGELLLDVVWHPVRPIIASVSSGVVSVWAQNQVENWSAYAPDFKELDENVEYDERESEFDIEDEDKSVEDNVDAKAIEDEDVDVTDVEPIAAFLSSDEEAEDEKALLYLPISPEVDDPEEPTWAPTVDPTDEVLQTDSNKRSLSSDLSPKKKKVKTFDISLESAPSDEIHPFLSTRGDNKSKKKIGQQPKPGKDTKTKKNRHDRQRKRGMVDDYSETE; encoded by the exons ATGAATCTTCAACTTCTTG aATCGTTTGGGCAAAACTTTCCAGAG GAAAGTGATGGCACTTTAGATTGCATCAGCTTAGCACTGACGTGTGCCTTCAATAAGAGAGGCACACTGCTGGCAGTTGGATGTAACGATGGCCGTGTCGTCATCTGGGATTTCCTGACCAGAGGGATCGCCAAGATTCTTAGTGCACACGTCCATCCTGTCTGCTCTGTCAG TTGGAGCCGTAACGGTCACCAGTTACTGAGCGCATCAACAGATAACATGATATCAGTGTGGGACGTCATGACTGGTGACTGCACACAACGCTACAGGTTCCCGTCTCCCGTCCTCAACATCCAGTTTCACCCGAGAAACTC ACAAAAAGTTTTGGTTTGTCCGATGAAGCACGCACCCGTCCTGTTGCACATGGATGGATCTTACAAAACAATACCACTGGATGAAGAT TCTGACACAACTATCGTGGCTTCCTTTGATAGACGAGGAGAATATATTTACACAGGAAATGCTAAAGGAAAG ATGTTAGTTTTTACGACAGAAAGCTTGGATCTAAAGGCTTCTTTCAAGGTCACCACTGGTACCAGCAGTTCTACCGCCATCAAATCAATTGAGTTTGCCAGAAGAGGCGG TTGTTTCCTGGTGAATACGGCTGACAGAGTCATCAGGGTTTACGACTGTAACGAGGTCTTGATGTGCGGCAGATCAGGGGAGCCGGAACCGATACAGAAGCTGCAGGATCTCGTAAATAGAACCCCGTGGAAGAAATGCTGCTTCTCGGGAGATGGCGAGTATGTCGTTGGAG GTTCGGCTCGGCAGCACGCTCTTTACATCTGGGAAAAGAAGTACGGCAACCTGGTTAAGATCTTACACGGAACGAGAGGAGAGCTTCTGTTAGATGTCGTTTGGCATCCAGTCAGGCCAATCATAGCATCCGTATCTAGTGGAGTCGTGTCTGTATGGGCTCAAAATCAAGTC GAGAACTGGAGTGCCTACGCACCAGACTTTAAGGAACTGGACGAAAACGTGGAATACGACGAACGAGAGAGCGAGTTTGACATCGAAGACGAAGATAAATCCGTAGAAGATAATGTTG ATGCCAAAGCGATTGAAGATGAAGACGTTGATGTGACCGATGTTGAACCCATTGCTGCATTTCTCAGTAG TGATGAAGAAGCTGAGGACGAGAAAGCACTGCTATACTTGCCGATATCACCAGAAGTCGATGACCCAGAGGAACCCACCTGGGCCCCCACAGTGGACCCT ACCGATGAAGTCCTTCAGACAGACTCCAACAAAAGGTCACTGAGCTCAGACCTTTCaccgaagaagaaaaaagtcaaGACATTTGATATCAGCCTTGAGAGTGCACCTAGTGACG AAATACATCCATTCCTGTCAACAAGAGGAGACAACAAGTCCAAGAAGAAGATCGGACAACAGCCGAAACCCGGGAAAGATACCAAGACCAAAAAGAACAGGCATGACCGACAGAGGAAGAGGGGCATGGTGGACGATTACTCGGAAACGGAAtga
- the LOC139976775 gene encoding electron transfer flavoprotein subunit beta-like gives MALRVLVGVKRVIDYAVKIRVRPDNLGVVTEGVKHSMNPFDEIAIEEAMRLKEKKIAKEIIAVSCGPKQSQETIRTALAMGADRGIHVEIAQKDYENLAPLHVAKIFAKLAKDEDINLILLGKQAIDGDNNQTGQMTAALLDWAQGTFASEVTIEGDSMKVLREIDGGLETVHIKLPAVVTADLRLNEPRYATLPSIMKAKKKKIDKKTPADLGIDVTPTIEIVRVEDPPVREAGQKVETVDDMVNKLKEAGVV, from the exons ATGGCTTTACGAGTTCTCGTCGGAGTTAAAAGAGTAATTGATTATGCTGTCAAG ATCCGTGTGAGACCAGATAATCTTGGTGTGGTTACAGAAGGAGTTAAACACAGCATGAATCCATTCGATGAAATTGCTATAGAAGAAGCAATGAgactgaaagaaaagaagatcGCAAAGGAAATCATTGCTGTCAGTTGTGGACCAAAACAGAGCCAA GAAACGATCAGGACAGCTTTGGCCATGGGAGCAGATAGAGGTATTCACGTCGAGATAGCGCAAAAGGATTACGAGAATTTAGCACCCCTGCATGTGGCCAAGATATTTGCAAAACTAGCCAAGGATGAAGACATTAATTTAATCCTGCTCGGTAAACAG GCCATCGATGGGGACAACAATCAGACAGGACAGATGACGGCTGCCCTGCTAGATTGGGCGCAGGGTACCTTCGCATCTGAAGTCACGATAGAGGGCGACAGTATGAAAGTTCTACGAGAGATTGACGGAGGCCTGGAGACCGTCCACATCAAACTTCCCGCGGTAGTCACCGCCGACCTGAGGTTAAATGAACCAAGATATGCAACCCTACCAAGTATCATG AaagccaaaaagaaaaagattgaTAAAAAGACTCCAGCCGATTTAGGGATCGATGTAACTCCGACCATAGAAATAGTAAGAGTGGAGGACCCGCCGGTACGAGAGGCAGGACAGAAAGTGGAGACAGTCGACGACATGGTCAATAAACTAAAGGAAGCCGGTGTCGTGTGA
- the LOC139976776 gene encoding dynein regulatory complex protein 12-like: MPPKKKGKGKKGKKKGKKKNDAELTIDDKYKKTLHEIEALKDHLASRKEIARRAQSHSDEWKRKMEVAHDQLTNHKDDQRAVTTDMTRQYKHMQTEMNSEIHRLTAALDKTKLKLEQTERQLDETTREKERVTTEKDQLINELQDKIKNMEFSYESMMQEALDNMVIKLDTAQKRWQEQATNIHFENKQKLMEFGLNPLDI; the protein is encoded by the exons ATGCCaccaaaaaagaaaggaaagggaaaaaaggggaaaaagaaaggaaaaaagaagaatg ATGCTGAGCTCACTATTGATGATAAATATAAGAAGACCCTCCACGAGATTGAAGCACTTAAAGATCATTTGG CATCCAGGAAGGAGATAGCCCGCAGGGCCCAGTCTCATAGCGATGAATGGAAGAGGAAAATGGAAGTAGCTCATGACCAGCTGACCAACCACAAAGACGATCAAAGAGCTGTAACCACAG aCATGACCAGACAATACAAGCACATGCAAACCGAGATGAACTCTGAGATCCACCGTCTCACAGCTGCATtggacaaaacaaaattaaaattag AACAAACGGAGAGGCAATTAGACGAGACCACCAGGGAGAAGGAGAGGGTCACGACCGAAAAGGATCAGTTGATTAATGAACTTCAAGACAAGATTAAAAACATGGAATTCTCCTATGAGAGTATGATGCAG GAGGCCTTAGATAACATGGTCATCAAACTGGATACAGCTCAGAAGAGATGGCAGGAACAAGCCACGAATATACACTttgaaaacaaacagaaactAATGGAGTTTGGACTCAATCCATTGGATATATGA